The proteins below come from a single Deltaproteobacteria bacterium genomic window:
- a CDS encoding S8 family serine peptidase, producing the protein MKRIALIVAIALSWALAQIGRADDSSYTALPAARALPVSSADLLLKRLDGLTPLAQVPSFGFTSPNARAAQRLPEFKVLVQLDSAAAAAAFRTARYAPAAQIGRVISLQVGADEVASVAAMPGVRRIEMQLPHRLHLDVNTVKNGAVQARAISGLSGKGVIVGLIDSGIDWRHADFRRADGSTRVRALWDQLDDSFTTSGGTIGSPPPRDATNASVGTVYTEAQINAALNGGAAVNSVDLVGHGTFAAGCAGSNGLAAGAYTGVAPDSDFVVVRAGGMDKRDFNISGDTLAALQWIDAQAAAFGEPLVVNMSFGQHFGPHDGTSAEEVALDDFVATPGRVVAVSAGNERAAGIHTSGSARGGRALQVRVDADSDDLLAVDCWFGGTDVVDLGFFDPDATGVANANVSAGHCDQTQNASNRVSLCVDDIDAMNGSREVLFLVEPRNAGGTISIGTWQFILRDEGGVHDGHFDCWSVNTQRFSADADGSETVAIPGTARGALTVGGANLRGSWPSESGTNTTIDAGVADDLAFFSSIGPTRDGRVKPDIVTGANWVLSAWSQADGTGSGIAGDPIDTRRVSADGVHAASRGTSFSAPQVAGAAALLLESNPQLHATDVADLLHASARSDAFTGATPNSLWGYGKLDVAAAVESVPGRCLVDCDHDGMTTVDELVTAVKIALGELPLARCLAADANHDEQVTVEELTGGVRAALGGCVS; encoded by the coding sequence GTGAAACGCATAGCGCTCATTGTCGCAATCGCTCTCAGCTGGGCGCTGGCGCAAATCGGTCGAGCTGACGACAGCTCGTACACGGCCCTACCGGCCGCGCGCGCGTTGCCGGTTTCATCGGCGGATCTCCTCCTGAAGCGACTGGACGGCCTCACGCCGCTGGCGCAGGTGCCGTCGTTCGGCTTCACCTCACCGAATGCGCGCGCCGCGCAGCGATTGCCGGAATTCAAAGTGCTGGTGCAGCTCGATTCCGCTGCCGCCGCGGCGGCGTTTCGCACGGCCAGGTATGCGCCGGCCGCGCAGATCGGACGTGTCATCTCGCTGCAGGTGGGCGCGGACGAAGTCGCGAGTGTCGCGGCGATGCCGGGGGTGCGACGTATCGAAATGCAGCTCCCGCATCGCCTCCACCTAGACGTGAACACAGTGAAGAATGGAGCGGTGCAGGCTCGCGCCATCAGTGGGCTGAGCGGGAAAGGTGTGATTGTCGGCTTGATCGATTCGGGGATCGACTGGCGTCACGCTGATTTCCGCCGCGCCGATGGCAGCACGCGCGTGCGGGCGCTGTGGGACCAACTCGACGACAGTTTCACCACGTCCGGCGGAACGATCGGCTCGCCGCCGCCGCGCGATGCGACCAATGCGTCAGTCGGTACGGTGTACACGGAGGCTCAGATCAACGCCGCGCTCAATGGTGGAGCGGCGGTGAACAGTGTGGATCTCGTTGGCCACGGAACTTTCGCCGCCGGCTGCGCCGGCAGCAACGGCCTCGCTGCGGGGGCGTACACCGGGGTCGCGCCCGACAGCGATTTCGTCGTCGTCCGCGCCGGCGGCATGGACAAGCGCGACTTCAACATCAGTGGCGACACCCTCGCCGCGCTGCAGTGGATCGATGCGCAGGCCGCGGCGTTCGGCGAACCGCTGGTCGTCAATATGAGTTTCGGCCAACACTTCGGCCCGCACGATGGCACCAGCGCGGAGGAAGTGGCGCTCGATGACTTTGTCGCGACGCCGGGACGCGTGGTCGCCGTCTCCGCCGGCAACGAGCGGGCGGCGGGGATTCATACCAGTGGCTCAGCCCGCGGTGGCCGCGCCCTGCAAGTTCGGGTGGATGCCGATAGCGACGACTTGCTCGCCGTCGATTGCTGGTTCGGCGGAACCGACGTAGTTGACCTCGGCTTCTTCGATCCCGACGCCACCGGCGTAGCCAACGCGAACGTCAGCGCTGGCCATTGCGATCAAACCCAGAACGCGAGCAATCGCGTCAGCCTCTGTGTCGACGATATCGACGCGATGAACGGCAGCCGCGAGGTGCTCTTCCTGGTCGAGCCACGCAATGCCGGTGGAACGATCTCGATCGGTACGTGGCAGTTCATCTTGCGCGACGAAGGTGGCGTCCACGACGGCCACTTTGACTGCTGGTCGGTGAACACTCAGCGCTTCAGCGCCGACGCCGATGGCTCCGAGACGGTGGCAATCCCGGGTACGGCGCGCGGCGCGCTCACCGTCGGTGGCGCCAACCTGCGCGGCAGCTGGCCGAGTGAGAGCGGAACGAACACGACGATCGACGCCGGCGTCGCCGACGACCTCGCGTTCTTCAGCAGCATCGGGCCGACTCGCGACGGGCGGGTGAAGCCCGATATCGTGACCGGGGCCAACTGGGTCTTGTCGGCATGGTCGCAAGCCGATGGCACCGGGTCGGGTATTGCCGGCGATCCGATCGATACGCGCCGGGTCAGTGCCGACGGTGTCCACGCCGCATCGCGCGGGACGAGTTTTTCAGCGCCGCAAGTCGCCGGCGCCGCCGCCTTGTTGCTGGAATCGAATCCACAGCTGCATGCCACCGACGTCGCCGACCTGCTGCACGCGAGCGCGCGCAGCGACGCGTTCACCGGGGCGACCCCAAATTCGTTGTGGGGGTATGGCAAGCTCGATGTGGCGGCTGCGGTGGAGTCGGTGCCCGGCCGCTGCCTCGTTGACTGCGATCATGACGGCATGACCACCGTGGACGAGTTAGTGACCGCAGTGAAGATTGCTCTCGGTGAGTTGCCGCTGGCGCGCTGCCTCGCCGCCGACGCCAATCACGATGAGCAAGTGACGGTGGAAGAACTGACCGGCGGAGTGCGCGCCGCGTTGGGCGGCTGCGTGTCGTAG
- the fabF gene encoding beta-ketoacyl-ACP synthase II, with product MARTERRVVVTGLGLVTPLGNTLQSNLDALMTGRSGIGPITHFDASEFPSRIAGEVRDFDPGDFIEKKEIKKMDGFIHYAVAAAQMAVDDATFRVDAAEAERVGVLVGVGMGGIATVEEYVEAYLKHGLKRVSPFFIPRLIANLAPGNIAIRFGLKGMNYAPASACASGGHAIGEAFRLIRFGYQDAMLAGGSEAAVTPLGVGGFAVMRALSTRNEEPQRASRPFDRTRDGFVIAEGAGVLVLESLERAQQRGARIYAEIVGYGANADAYHITTPSPDGQGATRCMQLALEDGAIDPLAVDYINAHGTSTPYNDATETKAIKRVFGEHAARLAVSSTKSLTGHLLGAGGAVEAAYTALALHHQRIPPTWNYSERDPECDLDYVPNQPRDAALRVALSNSFGFGGANVCLALQRWTQ from the coding sequence ATGGCTCGAACCGAACGTCGCGTCGTGGTGACGGGCCTGGGCCTGGTCACACCCCTCGGCAACACACTCCAGAGCAACCTCGACGCCTTGATGACGGGACGATCCGGCATCGGGCCGATCACCCATTTCGATGCCTCCGAGTTTCCCAGTCGAATCGCCGGCGAAGTTCGCGATTTCGATCCGGGCGATTTCATCGAGAAGAAGGAAATCAAGAAGATGGATGGGTTCATCCACTACGCCGTCGCGGCGGCGCAGATGGCGGTGGATGACGCGACGTTTCGCGTCGATGCGGCGGAAGCCGAACGCGTCGGGGTGCTTGTCGGCGTCGGTATGGGCGGCATCGCTACCGTCGAGGAGTACGTTGAAGCCTATCTCAAGCACGGGTTGAAACGGGTGTCGCCGTTCTTCATTCCGCGCTTAATCGCCAATCTCGCACCCGGAAACATTGCCATCCGTTTCGGGCTCAAGGGCATGAACTATGCGCCTGCCAGCGCCTGCGCGTCGGGCGGGCACGCGATTGGCGAAGCCTTTCGTCTGATTCGCTTCGGCTATCAAGATGCGATGCTTGCAGGTGGGTCTGAAGCGGCCGTGACGCCGCTCGGCGTCGGTGGCTTCGCCGTGATGCGCGCGCTCTCGACACGGAACGAAGAGCCGCAGCGGGCGAGTCGCCCGTTCGATCGCACCCGTGACGGCTTTGTGATCGCCGAAGGCGCCGGCGTGTTGGTGCTGGAATCACTCGAACGAGCGCAGCAGCGCGGCGCGCGCATCTATGCCGAGATCGTCGGCTACGGGGCCAACGCCGACGCCTATCACATCACCACACCCAGCCCGGACGGGCAGGGGGCCACGCGGTGCATGCAACTGGCGCTTGAAGACGGCGCGATCGATCCGCTGGCGGTCGACTACATCAACGCGCACGGCACGTCGACGCCGTACAACGACGCGACCGAGACCAAGGCGATCAAGCGCGTCTTTGGCGAGCACGCAGCCCGCTTGGCCGTGAGTTCGACCAAGTCGCTGACCGGCCATCTGCTCGGCGCCGGCGGCGCGGTCGAGGCGGCATACACGGCCTTGGCGCTGCACCACCAACGCATCCCGCCGACCTGGAACTATAGCGAGCGCGATCCGGAGTGCGATCTCGATTACGTGCCGAATCAACCGCGCGACGCGGCGCTGCGCGTGGCGCTGTCGAACTCGTTTGGTTTCGGGGGCGCCAACGTCTGCCTGGCGCTGCAACGGTGGACGCAGTGA
- a CDS encoding ArsA family ATPase, whose amino-acid sequence MIGKLFQRRLLVVAGKGGVGKTTVACALALEAARAGKRTVLAEVDGSGRAAALLGLDPVPIGEVRPVRPNLHVMAVDGKAALEEYLAMIVPIRRLLDAVFSSRIYQYFVAAAPGLKELMTIGKIFYEAERVDETTDARRWDLVILDAPATGHSVQYLRMPRAAHDAFGGGLVARETQRVLDLLTDRKQTAINLVTTAEEMPVNETIEMYRQLCGELRLPAGYLFVNRVHRVAFADADVERVAAALPTARDADDRAVLEEIVRRGREECGWSAINARYRERLATEIDLPAVEIPYIFAEEFGVEQVREIAAGLVSNAALSAQRRAR is encoded by the coding sequence GTGATCGGCAAATTGTTTCAACGGCGCCTGCTCGTGGTCGCCGGCAAGGGCGGCGTCGGCAAGACGACGGTGGCCTGCGCCCTGGCGCTCGAAGCTGCCCGAGCCGGTAAGCGTACTGTCCTGGCCGAGGTCGATGGCAGCGGCCGCGCGGCGGCGCTGTTGGGCCTGGATCCCGTGCCGATCGGCGAAGTCCGCCCGGTGCGCCCAAATCTGCACGTCATGGCGGTGGACGGGAAAGCCGCGCTGGAAGAGTATCTGGCGATGATCGTTCCGATTCGCCGTTTGCTCGACGCGGTATTTTCCAGCCGCATCTATCAGTACTTCGTCGCGGCCGCGCCCGGGTTGAAGGAGCTGATGACGATCGGAAAAATATTCTACGAGGCCGAGCGCGTCGACGAGACAACCGACGCGCGGCGCTGGGATCTCGTGATCCTGGATGCGCCGGCTACCGGCCACAGCGTGCAGTATCTGCGCATGCCGCGCGCGGCCCACGATGCATTCGGCGGCGGCTTGGTGGCGCGCGAAACGCAGCGGGTGCTCGACCTGCTCACCGACCGCAAGCAGACCGCGATCAATCTGGTGACCACCGCGGAGGAGATGCCGGTCAACGAGACCATCGAGATGTATCGCCAGCTCTGCGGGGAATTGCGGCTGCCCGCCGGGTATCTCTTCGTCAACCGAGTTCATCGTGTCGCCTTTGCCGATGCAGATGTGGAGCGGGTAGCGGCCGCACTGCCGACGGCGCGGGACGCCGATGATCGCGCCGTGCTCGAAGAGATCGTGCGCCGCGGGCGTGAGGAATGCGGCTGGAGCGCCATCAACGCGCGCTATCGCGAACGTCTCGCGACGGAGATCGACCTCCCGGCCGTCGAGATTCCGTACATCTTCGCGGAGGAGTTTGGTGTCGAGCAGGTGCGTGAGATCGCCGCCGGTTTGGTTTCGAATGCTGCGCTCAGCGCGCAACGGCGGGCGCGATGA
- a CDS encoding ArsA family ATPase: MKALASVLAKHRVVICAGSGGVGKTSTAAAIALYGAQHGARAIVLTIDPARRLADALGLGAMGSEERAVPINGGGSLTAMMLDQKGAWDTLVERHAPSEEARQRILANRFYQHLSQSFAGSQEYMAVEQLCELHESGRYDLIVVDTPPTQHALDFLEAPQRIADFLDKSVVRWFVKPYFSAGWATLRFMNRTVGVLFRKIEEATGVAALAEVSDFFTSMGGLFDGFEARVRRVYELLRARETAFVLVVSPEEQVLREAEYFCRMVGERRMALRAVVFNRVHREYAGRPRTLDPDRLRALVTRTGGAAATEALVQNFLRFETVARGDMVRMESFRRQLPKSMAIAEVPNFDADLHDIASLMRMHPYLFADAA, encoded by the coding sequence ATGAAGGCGTTGGCGAGTGTATTGGCGAAGCACCGTGTCGTGATCTGTGCCGGCAGCGGCGGGGTCGGCAAAACCAGCACCGCCGCAGCCATCGCGCTCTATGGCGCGCAGCACGGCGCTCGTGCGATCGTGCTGACGATCGATCCGGCGCGCCGGCTGGCCGACGCGTTGGGGTTGGGCGCCATGGGTTCCGAAGAACGAGCAGTGCCGATTAACGGCGGAGGCAGTCTCACCGCAATGATGCTGGATCAAAAGGGCGCGTGGGACACCTTGGTGGAGCGGCATGCGCCGTCGGAGGAAGCGCGGCAGCGCATTCTGGCGAACCGCTTCTATCAACATCTGTCGCAGAGCTTCGCCGGGTCGCAGGAGTACATGGCGGTCGAGCAGTTGTGTGAGCTGCATGAGAGCGGGCGCTACGACCTCATCGTCGTCGACACGCCGCCGACGCAACACGCGCTCGATTTCCTCGAAGCGCCGCAACGCATCGCTGACTTCCTCGACAAAAGTGTCGTCCGATGGTTCGTCAAGCCGTACTTCTCTGCCGGGTGGGCGACGTTGCGGTTCATGAACCGTACGGTCGGAGTATTGTTCCGCAAGATCGAGGAAGCCACTGGGGTCGCCGCGCTCGCCGAGGTGTCGGACTTCTTCACTTCTATGGGCGGACTGTTCGACGGCTTCGAGGCGCGCGTGCGGCGCGTCTACGAGCTGCTGCGAGCGCGGGAGACCGCGTTTGTCCTGGTGGTGAGTCCCGAAGAGCAAGTGTTGCGCGAGGCGGAATACTTTTGTCGGATGGTCGGTGAACGGCGCATGGCGCTGCGGGCGGTCGTCTTCAATCGCGTGCACCGAGAGTACGCGGGCCGGCCCCGCACTCTCGATCCTGACCGCCTGCGCGCGTTGGTGACGCGCACTGGAGGGGCTGCTGCCACCGAAGCGTTGGTGCAAAACTTCCTACGCTTCGAGACCGTTGCCCGCGGTGACATGGTACGCATGGAATCATTCCGTCGTCAGTTGCCGAAGAGCATGGCGATCGCCGAAGTGCCAAACTTCGATGCTGACCTGCACGACATCGCCAGCCTGATGCGGATGCATCCGTATCTGTTCGCCGACGCGGCGTGA
- a CDS encoding tetratricopeptide repeat protein: MRRGVLIAIGIAVAAAVAYLAFLNPATVDVRLAPQFTLAGLQLGVVLISAFLAGALVVLAGLLVQTAGRWLRARWQRWNARGERRAEVLEQRGSSLLWQGESDRARTLLLRAWRRDPSQRQAVLAAAASYLDDGDAAAAERVLRAALDHHRADAELLLAVSDACTRQGDRSGAIQALEQLRAHHPSASRGLVALRAQYAATERWSEAVAVQRIYLRTLNRPPLIAREREHLLGLEYEAACKLATPAERVSALEQVVDAHPTFIPALISLGDALVDTGRAAEAVALWQRALRITPRSILIERLVQHDAPSRSLLRKLRSASVRADAVQVWQARLDLLSGAPAEALKELAALPPSARDIASVRVLRAQALRKLGQADQALSAFAEATTDGAAPPYSCRSCHYAASEWSARCPQCSVWDSYRAAIEVAAD, encoded by the coding sequence ATGAGACGTGGCGTCCTCATAGCCATCGGCATCGCGGTGGCCGCGGCGGTGGCCTACCTCGCGTTCCTCAATCCCGCCACCGTCGACGTGCGGCTCGCGCCTCAGTTCACCCTCGCTGGGCTACAGCTCGGCGTCGTGCTGATCTCGGCATTCCTCGCCGGTGCGCTCGTTGTGTTGGCCGGATTGCTCGTGCAAACCGCCGGTCGCTGGCTGCGCGCACGTTGGCAACGTTGGAATGCCCGCGGCGAACGGCGCGCCGAAGTGTTGGAGCAGCGCGGCTCGTCGCTGCTGTGGCAGGGCGAGAGCGATCGGGCACGCACGCTGCTGCTGCGAGCGTGGCGCCGGGATCCAAGCCAACGGCAAGCGGTGTTGGCGGCCGCGGCTTCCTACCTCGACGACGGCGACGCCGCCGCGGCCGAGCGGGTCCTCCGCGCCGCGCTGGATCACCATCGTGCCGATGCGGAACTCCTGCTCGCAGTCAGCGATGCCTGTACCCGTCAGGGCGACCGGAGCGGAGCCATCCAAGCATTAGAGCAACTGCGAGCGCACCACCCCTCGGCATCCCGTGGCCTAGTCGCGCTGCGGGCGCAATACGCAGCGACGGAGCGCTGGTCCGAAGCCGTCGCGGTACAACGAATCTACCTGCGTACCCTCAACCGTCCGCCGCTGATTGCGCGTGAGCGTGAGCACCTGCTCGGTCTCGAGTACGAGGCGGCGTGTAAATTGGCGACGCCGGCTGAGCGCGTTAGCGCATTGGAGCAGGTAGTCGATGCTCACCCGACGTTCATTCCCGCACTGATCAGTTTGGGCGATGCCCTTGTGGACACCGGCCGCGCCGCGGAGGCCGTCGCGTTGTGGCAGCGCGCGTTGCGCATTACTCCGCGCAGCATCCTCATCGAACGCCTAGTGCAGCACGATGCCCCGAGCCGCTCACTGCTGCGCAAACTGCGCAGCGCCAGTGTCCGCGCCGACGCCGTCCAGGTGTGGCAAGCGCGCCTTGATCTCCTGAGCGGTGCCCCCGCCGAGGCGCTGAAGGAACTCGCCGCACTGCCACCCTCCGCGCGCGACATCGCCAGTGTGCGCGTCCTACGCGCCCAAGCCCTGCGCAAGCTCGGACAGGCCGACCAAGCCCTCTCCGCCTTTGCCGAAGCCACTACCGACGGCGCCGCGCCGCCCTACAGTTGCCGCAGTTGCCACTATGCCGCCAGCGAATGGAGCGCCCGGTGTCCGCAATGCTCCGTCTGGGACAGCTATCGCGCCGCGATCGAAGTAGCCGCCGACTGA
- the rsfS gene encoding ribosome silencing factor — MAAADARETALLCVRFALEKKAYDLVLLEVSELSSLADYFLICTGRSDTQVQAIAHGLEQNLAVLGVHLLALEGYSSGQWAVMDFGDVIVHIFYEPVREFYDLERLWTRAPQVTLPEPYRSQARELRLAGAFR; from the coding sequence TTGGCCGCCGCTGACGCTCGCGAGACCGCGCTATTATGCGTCCGCTTCGCGCTGGAGAAGAAGGCGTACGACCTCGTGTTGCTGGAGGTGAGCGAACTCTCGTCGTTAGCCGACTACTTTCTGATTTGTACTGGCCGCTCCGACACGCAGGTGCAGGCGATCGCTCATGGACTTGAACAGAACCTGGCGGTGCTTGGCGTCCACTTACTGGCGCTGGAAGGCTACAGCAGCGGGCAATGGGCGGTAATGGACTTCGGGGACGTCATCGTCCACATCTTCTACGAACCGGTACGCGAGTTCTACGATCTCGAACGCTTGTGGACGCGGGCGCCACAGGTCACCCTGCCGGAGCCGTATCGCAGTCAAGCGCGCGAGTTGCGTCTCGCCGGCGCGTTCCGCTAA
- a CDS encoding nicotinate-nucleotide adenylyltransferase, whose translation MSTSARNVGQTRSATRITKLGILGGAFNPIHLAHLRNAEEVCEAFGLDRVLFVPTGNPPHKAPTDLLPAPHRLAMVRRALVGNPKFRASTIELDRDGRSYSVDTVRELRARHPRARLYLIIGMDQYRELGTWKAYRDLLRLCDIVVTSRPGFSFVGGPRTLPVAVRGEFCYQPKQQRLGHESGTAIHFLRISDLQISASAIRARVHRGASIRYLVPQSVQRYIEQHHLYELRMRSLGRR comes from the coding sequence GTGAGCACCTCAGCGCGCAACGTCGGGCAGACCCGCTCGGCGACCCGCATTACCAAGCTCGGCATTCTCGGCGGCGCCTTCAATCCCATTCACCTCGCCCACCTGCGCAACGCCGAGGAAGTCTGCGAGGCGTTTGGACTCGATCGCGTATTGTTCGTCCCGACCGGTAATCCCCCGCATAAGGCGCCGACAGACCTGCTCCCGGCGCCGCATCGGCTCGCCATGGTGCGGCGCGCCCTTGTCGGGAATCCGAAGTTCCGCGCTTCAACGATCGAACTCGATCGCGATGGCCGTTCCTACTCGGTGGACACCGTACGCGAACTACGCGCGCGCCATCCACGGGCGCGCCTGTATCTGATCATCGGGATGGATCAGTATCGCGAACTCGGCACCTGGAAGGCGTACCGCGACCTGCTGCGGTTGTGCGACATCGTAGTCACGTCCCGGCCCGGCTTCTCATTCGTAGGCGGACCCCGCACCCTCCCCGTTGCCGTACGCGGCGAGTTTTGCTATCAGCCAAAACAGCAACGACTGGGACACGAAAGCGGGACGGCTATTCACTTCTTGCGTATCAGCGATCTGCAGATTTCGGCTTCGGCCATCCGTGCGCGTGTCCATCGTGGCGCGTCGATTCGCTACCTGGTTCCCCAGTCGGTCCAACGCTACATCGAGCAACACCACCTGTACGAATTGAGGATGCGTTCGCTTGGCCGCCGCTGA
- a CDS encoding glutamate-5-semialdehyde dehydrogenase: MSVESRVIELCRAARTAGRVMSTASTTAKNAALTRAASHLRTQCETLLTANRGDVAKGRNASLPPALIDRLILTEARIEAMAQGLEQIALLPDPVGETIAQWRRPNGLEIGQVRVPIGVVGVIYESRPNVTADAAGLCLKAGNAVVLKGGSEALASNQAIAEAIRTAIVEAGLPNAAMQLIATADREAVQVLLRQSEFIDVIVPRGGPSLIKAITESSTIPVIQHYAGICHTYVDRHADLAMAERICFNAKVQRPGVCNAMETMLVHQSVAGQFLPAMVARLRSAGVDIRGCERTRGLVPDVAPATEEDWRTEYLDLILSVKVVDSLTDAIGFINAYGTGHSDAIITEHYDRARRFLREVDSAAVYVNASTRFTDGYEFGFGAEVGISTNRLHARGPMGLRELTTYKYVIYGSGQIRE; the protein is encoded by the coding sequence ATGAGTGTCGAGTCCCGCGTCATCGAGCTGTGCCGGGCCGCCCGCACTGCAGGGCGTGTAATGAGCACTGCCTCGACGACCGCAAAGAACGCGGCGCTGACCCGCGCCGCGTCGCATCTGCGGACGCAGTGCGAGACGCTGCTCACGGCCAATCGCGGCGATGTCGCCAAGGGTCGCAACGCCAGCTTGCCACCGGCCTTGATCGATCGACTCATACTCACGGAGGCTCGCATCGAGGCCATGGCGCAGGGGCTCGAACAGATCGCGCTGCTCCCCGATCCGGTTGGTGAAACGATTGCGCAATGGCGCCGGCCGAACGGATTGGAGATCGGCCAAGTGCGCGTGCCGATCGGCGTCGTCGGCGTGATTTACGAATCGCGTCCGAACGTCACCGCCGATGCGGCGGGCCTATGTCTGAAGGCCGGCAACGCAGTGGTTCTGAAGGGCGGATCGGAAGCGCTCGCCAGCAATCAAGCCATCGCCGAGGCCATCCGTACGGCGATCGTCGAGGCGGGACTTCCGAATGCGGCGATGCAACTGATCGCGACCGCGGATCGCGAGGCGGTCCAGGTGCTATTGCGGCAGAGTGAGTTCATCGACGTCATCGTGCCGCGCGGCGGACCGAGCTTGATCAAGGCCATCACCGAATCGTCGACTATTCCGGTGATTCAACACTACGCCGGCATTTGCCACACCTACGTCGACCGGCACGCCGATCTCGCCATGGCCGAGCGCATTTGCTTCAACGCCAAGGTGCAACGTCCGGGCGTCTGCAACGCCATGGAAACCATGCTGGTGCATCAATCAGTCGCCGGTCAGTTCTTGCCCGCGATGGTCGCCCGCCTGCGATCGGCGGGCGTAGATATTCGCGGCTGCGAGCGTACTCGCGGCTTGGTGCCGGATGTTGCGCCCGCGACCGAAGAAGACTGGCGCACGGAGTATCTCGACCTCATCCTGTCGGTGAAAGTGGTCGACTCGCTGACCGACGCGATCGGTTTCATCAACGCCTATGGCACCGGCCATTCCGATGCCATCATCACCGAGCACTACGATCGTGCGCGGCGATTTTTGCGCGAGGTCGACTCGGCGGCGGTGTACGTCAACGCCTCGACCCGCTTCACTGACGGCTACGAATTCGGCTTCGGTGCCGAAGTCGGCATTTCAACCAATCGGCTGCACGCACGTGGGCCGATGGGGCTGCGCGAGCTGACCACGTACAAGTACGTGATCTACGGCAGCGGACAGATCCGCGAGTGA
- a CDS encoding acyl-CoA dehydrogenase family protein: MDLEQFREETRQWLLANAPKSMFGTPKSMDDICWGGRKTHYPTDVKRWLDVMAERGWTAPTWPKQYGGGGLSRDEVKVLNQEMARLQLRPPLTGFGLSMIGPLLLQEGSEALKRTHIPPIVRGEIRWCQGYSEPGSGSDLASLQTKAEVDGDSFVLNGQKVWTSYADKADWMFILVRTDPKAKKQEGITFLLMDMDAPGVSVKPIRLISGTSPFCETFIENVRVSRANVVGQVNGGWAIAKALLGHERTMIADVFKDRVPGNPLVELARRYVGGDSRIADPIIRDRVTQSEMDQHCLDLTLDRSRDSAKAGHKPGPETSIFKYYGTETNMRRRELMVEILGPQGLGWEGNGFDGKELGITRDWLRSRGNSIEGGTSEIQLNVIAKRVLGLPD; the protein is encoded by the coding sequence ATGGACCTTGAACAGTTCCGTGAAGAGACTCGGCAGTGGCTGCTCGCCAATGCGCCGAAATCCATGTTCGGCACGCCGAAGTCGATGGACGACATCTGCTGGGGTGGGCGCAAGACGCACTATCCGACCGACGTGAAGCGGTGGCTCGACGTGATGGCCGAGCGCGGATGGACCGCGCCGACTTGGCCGAAGCAATACGGCGGCGGTGGTTTGAGCCGCGACGAAGTGAAGGTGCTCAACCAAGAGATGGCGCGCTTGCAGTTGCGCCCGCCGCTCACGGGCTTCGGCCTCAGCATGATCGGACCACTGCTGTTGCAAGAAGGTAGCGAAGCGCTCAAGCGCACGCACATCCCACCGATCGTGCGTGGAGAGATTCGTTGGTGCCAAGGCTATTCCGAACCCGGTTCCGGATCCGACCTTGCGAGCTTGCAAACCAAGGCGGAAGTCGACGGGGACTCTTTTGTTCTCAACGGGCAGAAGGTCTGGACCTCCTACGCCGACAAGGCGGACTGGATGTTCATCCTGGTGCGCACCGATCCGAAGGCGAAGAAGCAAGAGGGCATCACCTTCTTGCTGATGGACATGGATGCGCCGGGTGTCAGTGTGAAGCCGATCCGCCTGATCAGTGGCACGTCACCGTTCTGCGAAACGTTCATCGAGAACGTCCGCGTGTCGCGCGCGAACGTGGTCGGGCAAGTCAACGGCGGATGGGCGATCGCGAAAGCGCTGCTGGGCCACGAGCGCACGATGATCGCCGACGTGTTCAAGGATCGCGTCCCCGGCAATCCGTTGGTAGAGCTGGCGCGCCGCTACGTTGGCGGCGACTCGCGGATCGCCGATCCGATCATCCGCGACCGCGTGACCCAGAGCGAGATGGATCAGCACTGTCTGGATCTGACGCTCGATCGCTCACGCGACAGCGCCAAGGCCGGGCACAAGCCGGGTCCCGAGACCTCGATCTTCAAGTACTACGGCACCGAGACCAACATGCGCCGGCGCGAGTTGATGGTCGAAATCCTCGGCCCGCAGGGATTGGGTTGGGAAGGGAACGGCTTCGACGGCAAGGAACTTGGCATCACGCGCGACTGGTTGCGCTCCCGAGGCAATTCGATCGAAGGCGGCACGTCCGAGATTCAACTCAACGTCATCGCCAAGCGCGTGTTGGGATTGCCGGACTGA